TGGGATAATCTGCGGGTGTCAGGGTCTGCATGGTCACGATTTGTTCTTGAGAAGCATGGGCGTCGAATTGTCCATGATGTCGAAACCCATGGGGCTGTAGAAAGTTTTGGTATTGCGTCCCGCAATGAGCCCGATCCACCTGATTTCATCCCGTTTCAGACGGTCGAGCAAGCGATTTACAATTTCATGGCCGATTCCGCGATGCCTCCATTCCGGGTGCACAGTCAGATCCTGAATATAAGCGTCATGGGCACGATCGCTGATTGCCCGTCCCATTCCGATAACATGATCGTTACGGATAGCCAAAAGAAAACAATGGCTGCCGTTTATGATTTTCAGGACCAATTCCGTGTCATCACATTCTTCCGACCACCAGGATGCATATCTATAAAGATCAATGATTTCTTTCAAGTATGCGTTTTTAACTGTAGATGCAAATTGGTACTCAATCATTTTTCAATCGGGCCATGAGATTTACGAAACGTCACAGATAAACCTTGGAAATAAGGATGTTTATCGCACAACAATGCGGTTTTCGTCAAGGTTTAACTCTGGCCGGCAATCGGGTATGTTTTGAAGAACAAGGAGGTTCACCGTTTTCCCCTGTCGGGTCTGCCGAATTGAGCGGAATGTGCAGCATCATACCCTGTGTTTTATTGGTCAACGGATCATCTTAGAAACTTTTGAGATCTTCTCCGTGTACGCAGAAAAACGGGCTACTCAGAAGGATAAACGTGTCCGGGAATTCTCCGTGTTGTCAAATGGTCCGGTGTCTGGCCCATAGGGATTTGATGGGAGCGGAACCATTCGCCAGGTACTTTTCAAATTCTTTTTTAAACGAAGTCTGATCGACGTAGAGGATGGCATGCCAGCCTTTCTTGTCCGCCCTTTCCACGTGCCCCGGATCGTCGTCTATAAAAAGAATCCGGTGAGGGGGCAACTGGAGGTATTGGGCAATATCGTCGAACAGAGTGGCGTCCCGTTTCCCTTTGCCCATGTGATAGCTGTTGAAAACATGATCGAACCATCGGAAAAAGTCATAACGGGCGTTCAGAGTATCCAGCATTTCCGTCTGGTCGCTGAGAATGCCGACCGTTATCCCTGCCTCTCCGAGTCCTTTTACAAGTTCGATCATCCAGTCACGCGGAATGAAGTGGGAAAGGATTTTACGGATAATCGAGGCATCATCGTCCTTGATTCCCGTCTTTTCCCTCAGAGCCGACCAGAAAGGATGGGCTGTGCATTTTCCAAGAATATAGCCGGTCTCATAAATTGTATCGGCCGCTGTTTTGAGAAAGGTCCCGGGGTCCAGCCCGTTTGCTCTTGCGATCATATCGAGTCCTTCCTTCCAGCCTTCTTCCGCGATGACACCGCCGAAATCAAACAGCACCGCCTCAATTTTAACGGTCCTATAAAAAAATGCTTTTTTTAGCAGGCGCATGACGTCGTGATATATTGCCTGGTCTTTACTGGCTCGGGGCCCCGCCACGTTCAAAATCTGGATGGGATGGCTGTCAAGCCAGCGGGAGAGCAGCGCCGCGGCGTTCAACAGGGTGTAATGATCCAAATCGATATGAAGCCAGAGGCGCTGGTGACGTTTGGCATACTGTCTGGTCAGACGCGAACCTCCCGTGAGTTTTCCATGAGAAACGATCAGGGTGGCGTCGGCATCAAGAACGTTCTGTTCGGTCCTCGCCGCGTAACTTCTACGTGGCATTTCCTGAACGTGGTATCGCCGGGGAAGCGGTCCCGCTTCAGTCAGGCGTCCCTTGGGCACCCAGCCGCCGTGGGGGATGCCGTGCCGGATGGCAAAATCCAATGCGGCACGGTCTGCTCCTGTTTGTCCACCCGAGATAATTTTTGTAAACTTCATGATGCTCTGTTGCTTCTCCAAGTGAAAAATGATGCCGCTTCGTCTTCCCGAAAAGGGGACGAAACCACTTCCAAAAATTGTTGTCCCTCGTTTTCCGGTCCTCTTCCCGGAAACATAAGGGAGCCAGATCGGTGCCGTGGCCGGTCCCCGGTTTCGCCATCGAGAAGTCCCGTAACGATGACATGATCTGTGAACCCGTACCTGATGAATATTTTCTCAAGTCCGGGCGGGCGGGGGTTATGGGCAACCCATCAGGCTCCCCGTAACGATTGGTATATACGTCCTGTCAAGGCGTTCGAATGACTCGAAACATATCCGCCCGTTCATCTACTGGATGATCTTTACGATAACCGGATCGTGGCGTTCGGCAGCGAGCGGAATTTCCAGCGGATAGCCGATCGTGATCGGGGCGATGATTCGGTAATCTTTGGGAATACCCATATCGTCGATTATTCTCTGATCGCGGATGTGTGTGCCCAGACCTATCCAGCAGGTTCCCAGTTTTCTCGCAGTGGCGGAAAACATGATATAGGCCGCTGTCAGGGCGCCGTCCACATCGATTAGCGAGGCCCCCATCGATCCCACAATATAGACCACGCAGGGTGCATTGTGGAAGATATTGTACTGTGGGTCGCAGAATCTGGATTCGTATTCCCTCAGAGGGTCGGCAGGGTCGTTGATGATGTCGGCGAGAAGGTTTTTTTTGCATTCGTCGGAAATGCGCTTCATGAAGCTCCGGTCCCGAATGATGATAAAACGACAGGGCTGTAAGTTACGCGCCGTGGGGGCGAAGCAGGCATCCTGAAGAATATCCTCAATGATTGAGAAAGGAACATCTCGGTCTTCATATTCGCGGATGGCTCGCCTGTTAACCAGGATTTCATTGAACTCCATATCGATCCTCCTGTTCATCAATTTTGATAGGCAAGTCTAACACAACCTTTTGGTTAATTCGTGTCTTTTAAAATTGATTTTATGAAAGAATGTTCGAGTTAGATCCGTGCACACGGACAGAGCTTACGCCTGGGTATCATCGATAGGACCCTCCAAGCTCCGGGGAATAAACAAAGATGAACAAGACAGATGGAGAGAATGAATAGACTGACGACACTGTGCGGCCAAAGCCGCCTGCATGACGGGGGACCGTGTCGGCCAGCTCCACAAGCGACTCAGGGGCGTCCCTTGGAATTCCTTATCCCCATTCTCCTTCACTCAAACTGAAACATCAGAAATCCAGGGGGCTCTTTGCCTCTTTCAGCGTCCGGATCTTGACGGTATGGGTATATATCATGATCGTTCTTACATCGCTGTGCCCCAGCAACGCCTGAATCGTTCGGATGTCATAATTCGCCTGCAGTAAATGGCTCGCAAAGCTGTGACGGAATGTATGGGCCGAGGCGCGCTTGCAGATCCGCGATTTGTTCACCGCATCCTTGATCGCCTTTTGGACCAGCGTTTCATGAAGATGATAGCGCCGGTACTCTGCGGCCTCTTTATCCTAGGTCAATTGTTTCGCAGGGAAAAACCATTGCCAGATAAATTCCTTTGATGATGCATTTTTGTATTTTTGTTCCAAGGCATTCACTAGAAACACGCCGGCATATTTTTTATCAAGATCCCTTTGATGAAGTTTTTTCAGGAAACCAAGATGTTTTTGCATTTCGGGTAAAATCGTTTCTGGGAGCGGTACCGTCCGATCTTTCTGTCCTTTACCGTCATGAACCGTCAGGATGCCTGCATCAAAGTTTATGCTATGCACACGAAGTCCCAGACATTCAAAAAGCCGAAGTCCGCAGCCATAAAGTAATTTCACGACAAGATCACAAGGGTATTCCAGGTTGCGTATCCTTGATCATTCATCTGCAAAACGGTTCCTATGCTGTCAGGGTCCTTTGCCTTACAAAGTTCATAATAAAGTTTAATCGCTTTTGCAGCCTGTTCTCGCTGCTCATTCGTCTGTTTCTTGTCCTGTAATTTACGGATAAAAGGAGGCAGGCTGGCGTTTTGAGAAGGATGGAAATTATACTTCCGGCAAAAGTCCAAGTAATAGCGTAACCACTTTAAGTAAAAATCTTTCGTTGAAATAAATCTGTCAAGGGATTAACCTTAGCACCATAAATAATAAATGATTACCGAGAGTTCATCGGGACTTAAAACGTATAGGTTATATAATATGGTAATCGGCGTTCAAGTTCCTGGAGTTAAACATATAAGGAATTTTCTATTCATCCTTCAGTCTATCCTTACGAAAGGAAGAACAGACAGAACAATAGAATTACTTGTTGGGATTTGAGAAACAGAGGAAACTTGTATTAGAACCCTTGAAATGATAGATTGACACCATGAAAACAAAGAGGCTGCCACACCCTATACCCTATCAGGGTAGCAAGAGAAATCTTGCCCCTGACATATTGCGCTATTTTCCAGAGCAAGTTGATGTAATGTATGAACCCTTTGCTGGCTCCGCAGCAATGACAATTGCGGCAGCTGCCTCAGGTATCACGCAGAGTTTTCATATTAACGATTTAAATAAGCCGCTTATTGATCTTTGGAAAGAAATAATCCATAGACCATACCTGCTATCAGAGAAATATTCGTCACTTTGGTACGATCAGCTTTCCGATCCGAAATCGTTCTACATCAAAATTCGGGATGAATTCAATGAAACGGGAGCAGCACATTTATTCCTCTATCTTTTGGCACGATGCGTAAAAGCATCCATACGTTACAATACACGTGGGGAGTTTAATCAAAGCCCTGACAACAGACGAAAAGGAATGAAGCCTCAGACAATGAAAATGCAGATTTTGGGAGCTTCATATTTCTTGAAAGATAAAACGGCTATTTCATCCGTAGATTACCGTGACATTCTCAAGCTTGCTAAGCCAAAAGACCTTGTATACATGGATCCTCCTTACCAAGGGGTTTGCGGCAATCGGGACACACGTTACTTGGATAGTGTTGAATTTTGTGAATTTGTAGAAGCTCTGGAAGATTTGAACTCCCGACAAATTAGATACATTGTAAGTTATGATGGTCGGACAGGTGACAAATCGTATGGCAAGACCTTACCTGATGAGCTGAACTTGACGCTAATTGAGCTTGATGCAGGACGCTCATCTCAAGCCACTCTATTGGGCAGAGAGGATATTACAATAGAGTCACTTTATCTCTCACCATCATTAGCAACTGAACTTTCCGACGTCCCGGCTCTCTATCGCTACACGCGTGGAGAACAATTATGTTTATTGGAGGGACGCGCATGAAGAAGCCCCATCTACCTAAGAAGTTTGTCGAGAAATGTACAGCTATAACAGCGAAACGTCCTAAAACCGTTATAAATCACATTTTAAAACATGGGTTCATTACGACAGAGGATTTGAAAGATAAGTATGGTTACAACCATCCACCAAGAGCAGCTCGAGATGTGAGGGAACAAGGTGTCCCCCTTGAGACATTCCGAGTACAGGCCGCCGATGGCAGGAGCATTGGAGCTTATAGGTTTGGTGACCCCAAGAAAGCAAGATTCTCCAAGCTGACTGGACGTACAGCATTCTCCAAAGATCTAAAAGCAAAACTTATTGAAATAGATGGCGCAAAATGCGCCATCTATTTAGAGGAATTCCCTGAACGAGATTTACAGATAGATCACAGAGTGCCTTTCGAGGTTGCAGGTGACGACGTTGATAATATGGACGATCCTTCCGATTATATGCTGCTTTCGGGATCTGCAAATCGAGCAAAGTCTTGGTCTTGCGAGCACTGTGCCAACTGGCAAGAAAAGAAAGACATTTCTATTTGCCGCCGTTGTTATTGGGCATATCCTGATGACTATGACCACATAGCTATGCGCCAAGCACGAAGAGTTGACATTCTTTGGTCGGGAGATGAGCTTGCTGTTTACGATCGACTCAAGAAACGGACATTGGAACTTCAAAAGGACATACCGAAGTATGTAAAAGAGATAATCGAAAAACACCTATGATTCCCAACAAACCGCTGCTGCCGACTCGCTACCGCACGCGGCAGAGCGGGAGCGTTAGCTCTCAGGGGGAATGTCTTGCTAGATCGGATTGTCCAAAGAGTCACGGAGTTCTACCTTGGCTCACGAGATTTCAACGGGTACCCTGTCCACACGTTGATATCCGAGTTTGCCCTCAACGAAGCAGAAGTTGCGAAGGTACTACGAGATCTGATTGAAGCGGAACGAATCGAAGTGGTATTCGGAAACGTTCACCCGAATGCCCACATTAAAGCCTTCTCTGGAACTTCGAAAGAGCAGCAGCTTGAATGGCTGGATTCCCTTGATCTAAGCGGACATTTCTGCCTTTATCCAACCGCACAGACAATCAATGTTTATGGCGATCTGCCTGATTTCACTGGGAGTCCATACACAGCGCAACTGGCAATGGGCGCTGGCCAGTTGGATTATCGAGTATTCGATCTTTCGGTCTTGGAGTACTACCGTAATGATCCTCGGTACTTCTATCAAACCGATTTTATCAATGGTCAGATTTCAATTGAAGACGAATTTTTCAAGTCTGAGTCAGTGCCCGAACACGACCAAGTGCTGCTACAGACATTCGGGTTTGCGTATGACGACGATCTCAACCGGGCCGTTGCTGTATTTCTCCGTTACCTGACCGACCTAAGCCCAGAGCATCAGACAATATGGCAGGCCAAAGAACTGCACGGTGACTACAATCTGCATCCGGACTATTACAGGAGCAGCATTCTCGGGGATTGGGGGACGAAGGTTTCAATTTTTGATGCGTTTCGTCAAGAGCTAGAGATTGTGAATAACATGTCGGAAATTATGGGCAAGCCTACGTTATTCCGAAGCTCCTTCCAAGACGATGCGCCAAGAGGATTCGGATTCTTGCTCAGGCCAACCCTGGGTGAGTTCAACGACTTCGTTCTCCTCCTTGATCAGATGATGTCCGATAATCTCAACAAGAAGTTCTTTCCTCCCGAAGTTGAGTTGAGCGAAGACGTGCCGCGGGAAGACGGGAAAGTAGAAGTGAGGCGGAAAGGAACCATTTCGTTACTTGACGAGTGGCTGAAACGGATGTTTCGTCCACAAGACCCTACCGCTCTCGACAATACGCTTGACACCTTTAGAAAAGTGAGAAAACTTCGACAAAAGCCTGCTCATTCCCCGCAAGAGGACAAGTTCGATCAAAAGTACTTTCACGAGCAGAGGAAGCTCATTATGGATGCCTACGATGCGGTGAGAACGGTTCGTTTGGTATTTGCAAATC
This Deltaproteobacteria bacterium DNA region includes the following protein-coding sequences:
- a CDS encoding GNAT family N-acetyltransferase, with amino-acid sequence MIEYQFASTVKNAYLKEIIDLYRYASWWSEECDDTELVLKIINGSHCFLLAIRNDHVIGMGRAISDRAHDAYIQDLTVHPEWRHRGIGHEIVNRLLDRLKRDEIRWIGLIAGRNTKTFYSPMGFDIMDNSTPMLLKNKS
- a CDS encoding nitroreductase family protein yields the protein MEFNEILVNRRAIREYEDRDVPFSIIEDILQDACFAPTARNLQPCRFIIIRDRSFMKRISDECKKNLLADIINDPADPLREYESRFCDPQYNIFHNAPCVVYIVGSMGASLIDVDGALTAAYIMFSATARKLGTCWIGLGTHIRDQRIIDDMGIPKDYRIIAPITIGYPLEIPLAAERHDPVIVKIIQ
- a CDS encoding DNA adenine methylase, translated to MKTKRLPHPIPYQGSKRNLAPDILRYFPEQVDVMYEPFAGSAAMTIAAAASGITQSFHINDLNKPLIDLWKEIIHRPYLLSEKYSSLWYDQLSDPKSFYIKIRDEFNETGAAHLFLYLLARCVKASIRYNTRGEFNQSPDNRRKGMKPQTMKMQILGASYFLKDKTAISSVDYRDILKLAKPKDLVYMDPPYQGVCGNRDTRYLDSVEFCEFVEALEDLNSRQIRYIVSYDGRTGDKSYGKTLPDELNLTLIELDAGRSSQATLLGREDITIESLYLSPSLATELSDVPALYRYTRGEQLCLLEGRA
- a CDS encoding HNH endonuclease, whose translation is MKKPHLPKKFVEKCTAITAKRPKTVINHILKHGFITTEDLKDKYGYNHPPRAARDVREQGVPLETFRVQAADGRSIGAYRFGDPKKARFSKLTGRTAFSKDLKAKLIEIDGAKCAIYLEEFPERDLQIDHRVPFEVAGDDVDNMDDPSDYMLLSGSANRAKSWSCEHCANWQEKKDISICRRCYWAYPDDYDHIAMRQARRVDILWSGDELAVYDRLKKRTLELQKDIPKYVKEIIEKHL
- a CDS encoding AAA family ATPase, with protein sequence MLDRIVQRVTEFYLGSRDFNGYPVHTLISEFALNEAEVAKVLRDLIEAERIEVVFGNVHPNAHIKAFSGTSKEQQLEWLDSLDLSGHFCLYPTAQTINVYGDLPDFTGSPYTAQLAMGAGQLDYRVFDLSVLEYYRNDPRYFYQTDFINGQISIEDEFFKSESVPEHDQVLLQTFGFAYDDDLNRAVAVFLRYLTDLSPEHQTIWQAKELHGDYNLHPDYYRSSILGDWGTKVSIFDAFRQELEIVNNMSEIMGKPTLFRSSFQDDAPRGFGFLLRPTLGEFNDFVLLLDQMMSDNLNKKFFPPEVELSEDVPREDGKVEVRRKGTISLLDEWLKRMFRPQDPTALDNTLDTFRKVRKLRQKPAHSPQEDKFDQKYFHEQRKLIMDAYDAVRTVRLVFANHPAVKRNPPKISEHIFKGEVWTY